Genomic window (Chryseobacterium sp. H1D6B):
TCCATTTTATTTTGAAACAAAAATTGTCTACTGTTTTGGCATTGGGATCTGCTCGGGTTGTACCATTCCCTTTAAATCTATATAGCAATGTACCAGAATATTACCGATTGCTAATCATTATCTAGACTAGACAATGTAGTTTGAGATTTTAAGTTTAACGAAAAAAGAAATATGAAAAAAACAACCAAATGTTTGAATTTCACATTTACTATTAAAATGAATTTAGTTTTTTAGAAAACTCTTGATAATCAATTGTACCAACTTCTTTATGAATGACTTTCCCGTTTTTAATAATATATGTCAAAGGAATTTCTGTTGAAGAAATATTAATAATTGAATTATTTACATTGTTTTCATTTGCGTTTAGGCTAGTGAGAATAGAATTTTTATAATAATAATTTTGAAGCGTTATATCTTTAAAATCAAATTTTTTTGTTGAATTAAATTGTTTAACTTTTATAGTATCATTATCGATTGAGTAAGACAAGAAAATGATTTTAGAATTGTTTAGTTGTCTCTTTATCTGATTAAGCTTTGGCATTTCTTCTAGGCAAGGTTTACACCAAGTAGCCCAAATATTAAGAACAATTAACTCTTCTTTTGAATAATAATTTTTGTAAAATGGACTTTCTTTAAAAGGATATTTTGCTTTATCTCTTTTTACCTGCTCTATTGTTTTTATTTTCATGTTTTTGATTATGTCAGTATTTTTATTAATTAAAAATATGCACCCAGCTATACAACCAAAAACTATTACTATTGAAAAAATAATCTTTCTCATAGATTGTTTTTTAAAGAAAGTGTGTAATAATACACACTTTCAAATTACAATTTTATTTTACTTGTTCTAAATTTACTATTGTTCCGT
Coding sequences:
- a CDS encoding TlpA family protein disulfide reductase; protein product: MRKIIFSIVIVFGCIAGCIFLINKNTDIIKNMKIKTIEQVKRDKAKYPFKESPFYKNYYSKEELIVLNIWATWCKPCLEEMPKLNQIKRQLNNSKIIFLSYSIDNDTIKVKQFNSTKKFDFKDITLQNYYYKNSILTSLNANENNVNNSIINISSTEIPLTYIIKNGKVIHKEVGTIDYQEFSKKLNSF